GATTCTAGGAGGTTTATGAGGAGGAAAGTCCACCTACAAACTGACATGAGTATGAGACATTGCAACAAGGGATTACAAGAAGACATCGCTTCATTGTCAGGGTCTACGGGGCACTAATTACTCTAGAGTTCTACACTCTGTGGCCCCGACCTGAGAAAGTCCCATACTGTAAAATACTGCAGAACAATCCTGCAAGCTGGCAGTCATTCAGACCTTCATCACATAGAAGCCatgatgatttattttgacctttcacagaaaatgttaagtctactgtttttttaagcatgtgCATTTGTCACAGCTAGAATCTGTTGCACCACGTTTTGGAATGATGGCCTTTAAAGCTCTTCTCATATTGTTCAAGTGTCAAGCTCCCTACTTTAAAGTTCTGGTAACAATAAACAGATTAACACAGAAATCAGACAGGGATATTTGATATGGGACCTGAACAGGTGAAAAAAACGGACTGTGTCTCTCTTCAGGgctcctctgtacatggagcatTTGGACGGGCCTTTCTCTCTGGCTGCGCTGCCCTACACCCAGATGAACGAGCTGCTGAACCGAACCGGAGACAGAATGTATTCAAGGCCCGACGGCCCTCCACCGCCTCCACCTCTCATGCACTCACTGGGAGAGATCAAGCCACCCTCTGTGATCAGGTGGGAGACGACACCCAGTTCCCCTTTTATAACCTtcagttttccttttcttctgggttctgcattttcatttaaaatcgTATATTTCGCTGAGTGGCAATCTATTACTTTTCCTCGTTTTTTTCACGTTAATTCCAGTTGAGAGGATGAGGATTATTCACTCTGTTAGAGCTcagcaggaacaaaaaaaacacagagaagggATGGCTGGAGGGACAGATGGAGGGAAagatggaggtttttttttgttgaccaAAGAAaaagtgaggagaaaaaaaaaaagaaaattggctGAAAGGGAgggcgggatcaataaagtgttCGGGCCACTGAGCGCATTAAAGGTTGTTTTTCAGCTGCGCCCTTCTGCTGCATATGTCACAGTTTGAAGGGATGGAGAGATCAAAGGGAATGATTAAGGCTGTGGCTGCACCAGAGAAATATCACATTGATTTTTGCCAAAGTCCTATCAGCTATCTCCTCTTTTTACTCTTTCCATCCCTGTCTgcgattttttttgttgactttttctGACCTTTCGTTGTCGTGTTTTGCTGTTCCTTCCTTTTACAAGCTTCTATCATCATGTATGTGATTTTACCTCCTCCCGATTTTACGCATTAAGTAGATATtagttcagatacagcctcaaGTGTGCTTAGAGGAAACACTCAGCATGTtatttccctctccctcttctctctctctctctctctctctctctctctcttgctgtgCTTTTTGTCTGCAGCAATTTTCTCTGTGGGAAGCAAATTGATTGTGAgcatgtctgtctttgtgtcgcAATGTCCCGTTAGCAGCTCGATCCACCCACATCGCTTCAGCTTCCATCATCTGTTCTTGTATGAGTGACAGTAAGATCTCAACGCTCGGTGCTGTCAGTTCTCCTCTCTGACACGTACAAGTCCTCCCCGGTTTGATTTGGGTGACCGACTTGGAGAGTTAAAGACCCCTGCAGGTCCACCATCCAAACACCTAAacccctttttttaatttgttaactaAAGTAggacatgcatttatttttatatttgtgagCCAAAATGGGGCAAAACAAACCATATCCCTTTACATCAGTGACATCAGGGAATGGACAATTTAATAACAATTGAATAGTAACAGTCAGATTCTAGCTGCTGTCGCTAGGTTGCTAATTAAGGGAACATTTCCTCGAAGTAGGTTGAAGAAGTCGTCTGTTCGTGACTGCAGTGTTTCAGTCTAACTCCTTTTTTAGATAATGATGTTATAAAAGGGTCCTTAAATATGCCTTTGATATCTACATCAGTGATGACCCATGGAGAAAGACATATAGATACAACATACTCTATAATGAATTATATGAAAtcttctttcatttcattttcatattaattgaactttgtctctttctctccagtTCTGGTTCAGGTTTTTCCGACAGCAGACCTCAGTCTCCAGCCCGGACAGCAGGCTTCAACTCCAACactccccctccacctccaccccctctcccccctccgcCTCCCCCGTTACCCTCCTCAGGCCTGCGGggcacccctcctcctcccataCCCCCTCTACCAGTCCAGCAGCAACCTCCAGCCATCCCGCCTCCCCCCGCCCCTCTCCAGATCGCCCCGGGCGTGCTCCATCCAGCCCCTCCACCCGTGGCACCTCCCCTCCACTCCTCTTCCCCCGCTCGTCTCCAACAGGTCCTGGACAGGGGGCATCCTACGGGCTCGGGGACCCAGTCGGACGGCACCTCCCTGCCCCCTCcgccgccgcctcctcctcttcctctcccagGAGCACGGGGCTCCGAGCCCTGTCCGTCAGGCCCTCCACCTGTGCCCGCCTTCCCCTCAGCAGGAGCCATGGCCTCCCCTCTACCCCACACCATGCACGATATGGGGAGCAAGAGGCATCACCCAGCCAATCTGCCACCAATCAGCGACGCACGCAGTGTCCTGCTGGAGGCTATCAGAAAAGGTGGGTTGAGCTTTACCAGAATaccagaaataaatgaaaaatgtcaatattATACCACTATTACCTTCCTATTACCAATTCTGATATGTTTTTGCAAAACTGTGATTGCTCCAATTTCTTGAAGCTATGCAAAatcttttatattttctattatataaaataaatatacaagcgtTAATGATGCTGCTCCAACATAATAAGCAATTAAAAGACAtcacatgacatcatcattaaCTCCTTTCTCTGCCTCCAGGCATACAGCTGCGGAAAGTGGAGGAGCAGCGAGAGCAGGAGGCTAAGCATGAGCGCGTGGGCAACGACGTGGCCACCATCCTGTCACGCCGCATCGCTGTGGAGTACTCTGACTCTGAGGATGAGTCCGAGTTTGACGAGGGAGACTGGATGGAGTGATGGCTGTAACAGACAGATAAGGATTTCAAAGAAAACGGTGTTGGAGACGAGAGGACAAACTCGTTCAGGTGCCCAGCCCCCTCGAACCTTCACTCCTCCACACCTCGCCATCAAAGACTCCTCTGTTCTCTGGAAAGGAGGCGACACGATGTCTTTGCCCgacttcaccccccccccccccccccctccctctgtcgagcttcttttttttttatctctgtctcGTTGTGGTTCGTGATGGGAGGAGAATCTCCACGTCGCCCCCTCGTCCGTCTCCCTAGTTGTTCAATGCAAAGTTTTCGCCCCGTTCTTTTCTGCACTCACACATGACTTTTTAGTTTTTTCGCTGGATTTCTTGTGAAGTCCTCCATGTTTACTGTTGTTATACATGAAgataacttttttgaagaaccacttgtttttgtttcttatctGTGAGtctaatgtgtaaaaaaaaaaaaaaaaaacacaaaaggaaaggaaaacaatGAAGGCATGTTGCATTTATCCCTATTTTTGCAGCGCTGTTTCGCCATCTGGTGGCTGAACCTTGGCATTGAATGaaccctgtttttatttagtctttttttatttacctttttttctgcagagataTTTGGGGGTTTAACAGGCCAGTAGTTTCTGATACTGACCACCACATGACCACACTCACTCCAGCTGGGTTGTCTTTTAGTTTCCTCTCTTAGCAGGACTTATTTTACCACTTAGAACAAGCAAAAGATTGTGACGGATTGCTGAATGGTTGAAAATGACGACGGGGAAGAATATGGCTGCTTAAGCCATGCGTACATATCCATCCACTTACGTCTAAATTAACCCCAGGGAAGTGTATTCTGAGAGATTGGGCTTTTcagtctgtgtaggttctcaggagccatagtttttttttttagaacactGAGTTATTATAATTTCTAATTTTTGGGCCACAGATACGGACTCTGGAAGTGATTTAATTCTGAAGCTGTACATCAGATTTCCTGCCTCTCTTTTTGTCCCTGATGAATATTCAGTgtgtggaagaagaaaaaaaaaaaagttgaaaattgaaaagGTACCTGTGATAATGAGAGTCTGAGAAACACCAGGTACGAACCACTTACCACCACTGAAGGCAGCTCTTccttctgatgtgtttttactttgtaCCCGCAGCTAACGAGAAGCCTTAACTCGTTCGGTCTCCAGCAGCAGCTTTGATTCAAGAGAAACCATTCTGTGTGTTGCTGCCTTCCAAAGAGAAGGATACATTATGCCTTGTTTTTGGCTCATTTCTAAGAAAATGTCTGCCatccttttctgtttgttctttcttCTACTTGCCTTATTGTTCCTACAAAAACGTATTGTTGAGTTGATGAATGTATTGTGCTGTTACTACTTACTTGCCTGCGCTTGTATGGATTTGCTGTTTCtatgtttggggggggggggctggtttaaaaaaaaaaaaaaaagattaaatgaaaACTGTAAACCATGTAACTTATGTAACTGTTGACGTAACAGTTTGCTTGAATTAATAAAAATCTAACGTTATGTTTCAGCCCTACATGTTACACGTGTGTTGTTCGTCCTGTTGCCTCAGCTGAGTAACATGTCTctgatatgtttgtgttcatactGTGCGTGGTTAACTAACAGGTCACAAAGATctgacaaagaaaatgaaaacttcacaaatgtttattaaaaacttaaagaagagGATAagacatgagaaataaataatgaggGGAAGATTATTTTGCATTATGCACTTTGAGAAAAagtttaaatcttaaaaaaaagacttgatgtcaaaaaaaaaaagttgaaagttgatGGGGAAAGAAGTCGAAAAAAGACTAAATGTCAAGAAAAAGTTCAACTACAGTTTTGAGAATAAAGCTGAAATGAAAGTCGGAATGTCGAGAAAAAAATCGAAATGTAGAAAAACGTTGAAATACAATTTTGAGAATAAAGTCCAAATGTCAGCTCTACTCTCGAAGTGCAAAATTATAAAATCTTCCCTCTCTCATTACTTTTGTCTCATGCCGGGTCTTCAATCTCTTCTGTATGACTTTAAGACAGCAgatatgaaatcattttttgaaCATGCTACATACACATACGGTGTGTCAGtaatacacacatgcaccaacAGCATCCTCATGCACTAATGAAgagagaagtcagagtgaggggctgcacatgaaagacaGAAGTGAACTGCTGACTTAACAGCAACCAGTCACAGATACAATACTATGATCCAGACTGGGACTTTAACTGGGGACCCTCCGCTTCTCAACCGGAGTCTACTCctgaaatatgtttaaatatgaaTTTTTACTGTTTCTTTTATTATGTACTCTATTATGTAGAGAGCTTTGATGTTAATTAAAGTTGAAACCAAATGATTTGAATGGTTGGAAAAGGCTATATCTGTATCATCTAAAGACATAGTCAGAATAAGTTCACACTGTACACGTCCATCTTCTAATTCTTTGGCCACGATCAACCAAACTGAACAGCTCCAGTCAAGTGTAAGCGCACAAACCTCAGCTCACATTTGATTTTTCAGATGTTATTAAAGAACTCCTGTTACATGAAAAATTCACAGTTTCATGTGCAGACACTCTCACcgccttctttctctcttgtctAATTCTCACTTCTACTCATCACCTTTTCTTCTGTCCTCACACTCCCACCTCTCTTACTTCCTCCTGTCGTCTCTCTTAACAGAGGAAATGCTCAGGagtcttcatgttttattatcttGTCACTCTCGTCATAATCATATTTCTCGTCCTGTCACACTTCATCCTCTAAGCCCGCACTGCTTTGGGAATTTCAGCTTTCATGTCAGGGTTGCACATGGCACGTGCATGTCAGACACATCGGGGCTGCGTTGATTATAATGCCAACGTTGTTTAGCACACTGGTAGGAGTCGGCGCGTTAGAAATGCGGTGTGTGCccatgaaaaaaagatttaattaCCAGATACACTGTGTTATAATAGTCATGCTTGGAAGATGTCCAACTGGTGTGC
The Labrus bergylta chromosome 15, fLabBer1.1, whole genome shotgun sequence DNA segment above includes these coding regions:
- the wasf1 gene encoding actin-binding protein WASF1 isoform X1 gives rise to the protein MPLVKRTIEPRHLCHTVLPRNIKNELECVTNISLANVIRQLSSLSKYAEDLFGELFNEAHTFSFRVNSLQERVDRLSISVTQLDPKEEELSLQDITMRKAFRSSTIQDQQLFDRTSLPVPLQETFQTCEQPPPLNILSPYRDDGKEGLKFYTNPSYFFDLWREKMLQDTEDKRKERRKQKLEMPYLVCPNGLIRVRSETPPPFLIPSELQDPRMYDQVYRYLDLPGQMKAIDRPQELEKVPRVPHDRKKEWQKLALGAELAQDIPEDKHREANGSAGYHDNRAPLYMEHLDGPFSLAALPYTQMNELLNRTGDRMYSRPDGPPPPPPLMHSLGEIKPPSVISSGSGFSDSRPQSPARTAGFNSNTPPPPPPPLPPPPPPLPSSGLRGTPPPPIPPLPVQQQPPAIPPPPAPLQIAPGVLHPAPPPVAPPLHSSSPARLQQVLDRGHPTGSGTQSDGTSLPPPPPPPPLPLPGARGSEPCPSGPPPVPAFPSAGAMASPLPHTMHDMGSKRHHPANLPPISDARSVLLEAIRKGIQLRKVEEQREQEAKHERVGNDVATILSRRIAVEYSDSEDESEFDEGDWME
- the wasf1 gene encoding actin-binding protein WASF1 isoform X2 produces the protein MPLVKRTIEPRHLCHTVLPRNIKNELECVTNISLANVIRQLSSLSKYAEDLFGELFNEAHTFSFRVNSLQERVDRLSISVTQLDPKEEELSLQDITMRKAFRSSTIQDQQLFDRTSLPVPLQETFQTCEQPPPLNILSPYRDDGKEGLKFYTNPSYFFDLWREKMLQDTEDKRKERRKQKLQDPRMYDQVYRYLDLPGQMKAIDRPQELEKVPRVPHDRKKEWQKLALGAELAQDIPEDKHREANGSAGYHDNRAPLYMEHLDGPFSLAALPYTQMNELLNRTGDRMYSRPDGPPPPPPLMHSLGEIKPPSVISSGSGFSDSRPQSPARTAGFNSNTPPPPPPPLPPPPPPLPSSGLRGTPPPPIPPLPVQQQPPAIPPPPAPLQIAPGVLHPAPPPVAPPLHSSSPARLQQVLDRGHPTGSGTQSDGTSLPPPPPPPPLPLPGARGSEPCPSGPPPVPAFPSAGAMASPLPHTMHDMGSKRHHPANLPPISDARSVLLEAIRKGIQLRKVEEQREQEAKHERVGNDVATILSRRIAVEYSDSEDESEFDEGDWME